The Desulfosoma sp. genome window below encodes:
- a CDS encoding HD domain-containing protein, which yields MNDEASRSKKDSIMHRISDIGPNQEVTGVFVVDEKQLRTTKNGKPFLTLKLRDKTGSLTARLWENAEEASQAMAGHKVFQVQGRSELFRDEIQIHVHSFEPVPMAKVNPGDFLPVCPRDINQLWNELQGMLQKLTQKPLRTLAKFLCSDKTLMQRFRKAPGAKSVHHAYLGGLLEHTVGVMRLTTVIADQYTSLDRELLLMGAFLHDIGKVQEYTYDLVIDYSDEGRLVGHMVLGVEILNSKLALCKDFPPETGMLLKHLILSHHGETEYGAVQKPMTREALALHLADDLDARMNSLDDILSKNEDPESAWTAYQSLYGRYFYRGYRNESPPVEASSALSRDGTVRESFQLPLWPEAARKGSSHEDA from the coding sequence ATGAACGATGAAGCTTCTCGTTCCAAGAAAGATTCGATAATGCACCGTATTTCCGATATTGGGCCGAACCAAGAGGTGACCGGCGTTTTTGTGGTGGACGAAAAACAACTGCGCACCACCAAAAACGGCAAGCCTTTTCTCACGCTGAAGCTTCGGGATAAAACCGGGAGCCTCACGGCTCGGCTATGGGAAAACGCCGAGGAAGCGTCCCAAGCTATGGCCGGGCACAAGGTGTTTCAAGTTCAAGGGCGCAGTGAACTGTTTCGCGATGAAATCCAGATTCATGTGCATAGTTTTGAGCCGGTGCCCATGGCAAAGGTGAATCCAGGGGATTTTCTTCCCGTGTGCCCCAGGGACATAAACCAATTGTGGAATGAGCTTCAAGGCATGCTTCAAAAGCTGACCCAAAAGCCGCTACGAACCCTGGCCAAGTTTTTGTGCTCAGACAAAACCCTCATGCAACGTTTTCGAAAAGCTCCGGGAGCCAAATCCGTCCATCACGCTTATCTCGGCGGTCTTCTGGAACACACCGTAGGGGTCATGCGCCTGACGACGGTCATCGCCGATCAGTATACGTCCTTGGACCGAGAACTGCTGCTCATGGGAGCCTTTCTTCACGACATCGGCAAAGTTCAAGAATACACTTATGACCTGGTAATCGACTATTCGGACGAAGGGCGATTGGTAGGTCATATGGTTTTGGGAGTGGAAATCCTCAACAGCAAACTGGCTTTGTGCAAGGATTTTCCTCCCGAAACCGGTATGCTTCTGAAGCATTTGATTCTAAGCCATCATGGGGAAACGGAATACGGCGCTGTTCAGAAGCCCATGACTCGAGAAGCTTTGGCTTTGCACCTTGCCGATGATCTGGACGCTCGCATGAACAGCCTGGACGATATTTTGTCCAAGAATGAGGATCCCGAATCGGCATGGACGGCTTATCAGTCGCTTTATGGCAGATATTTTTATCGAGGCTATCGTAATGAGTCGCCCCCTGTAGAAGCTTCTTCGGCACTTTCCCGTGACGGTACCGTTCGAGAATCCTTTCAGCTGCCATTGTGGCCGGAAGCTGCTCGAAAAGGTTCAAGCCATGAGGACGCATGA
- the holB gene encoding DNA polymerase III subunit delta' yields the protein MSLHQVFTGQPQAQHVLLRMIRKGKLPHALLFTGMPGVGKKALALEVAKALNCSEKMELSQNESSPIMACGRCVSCSKIVRGVHPDVMVISKDGSAIKLAQIRSLKERCRVHPYEGRRRVIILEDCQDLTEEAANALLKILEEPPASNVFLLLAPEPYNLMPTIVSRCCHLRCRPLDPQSVAETLRDEMSLDEETALRLAHLSFGSLEKARAWAQEKLLERMESVMERLEKILQSPMIDFFQDVAQWAKETENLEQDLECIKFAVREVLVTHLKSSANTTCTEAAPVARAPWKHSRVESLVHVLEVLETALQHLKAHAAKQLLLEAVCLKIKDVVYGQSGKGYRYPFPRGRKGLSL from the coding sequence ATGTCCTTGCATCAAGTCTTTACAGGACAACCTCAGGCACAACATGTGCTCTTGCGTATGATTCGGAAGGGCAAACTTCCTCATGCCCTGCTCTTTACCGGTATGCCCGGAGTCGGCAAAAAGGCTCTGGCCTTGGAAGTCGCCAAAGCCTTGAACTGCTCGGAAAAAATGGAGCTTTCCCAAAACGAGTCGTCACCGATCATGGCCTGTGGGCGTTGTGTGTCCTGCAGCAAGATTGTCCGAGGTGTGCATCCTGACGTCATGGTCATTTCCAAGGACGGATCCGCCATTAAACTGGCTCAAATTCGAAGCCTCAAGGAAAGATGCCGTGTCCATCCCTATGAAGGCCGAAGACGGGTGATCATCCTTGAGGATTGTCAGGACCTTACCGAGGAAGCCGCCAACGCCTTGCTCAAAATCCTGGAAGAACCTCCGGCATCCAACGTTTTTCTGTTGTTGGCGCCGGAACCCTACAACCTGATGCCGACCATCGTCTCGCGTTGTTGCCACCTACGATGCCGTCCTTTGGATCCTCAAAGCGTGGCCGAAACGCTTCGAGATGAAATGTCCCTGGATGAAGAAACCGCCCTTCGCCTTGCGCACCTGAGCTTCGGAAGTTTGGAAAAAGCCCGCGCATGGGCTCAGGAAAAGCTTTTGGAACGCATGGAAAGTGTGATGGAGCGGCTGGAAAAAATTCTTCAAAGCCCTATGATCGACTTTTTTCAGGATGTGGCCCAATGGGCTAAAGAAACGGAAAACTTGGAACAAGACTTGGAATGTATTAAGTTCGCCGTGCGTGAGGTTTTGGTGACTCACCTGAAGTCGTCCGCAAACACTACGTGCACCGAAGCCGCCCCCGTGGCTCGAGCTCCATGGAAGCATTCACGGGTGGAAAGTCTGGTGCATGTGCTTGAAGTGCTAGAAACCGCTCTGCAGCACCTTAAGGCACACGCGGCCAAACAGCTTCTGCTGGAAGCCGTGTGTCTGAAGATAAAGGATGTGGTGTATGGACAAAGTGGAAAAGGTTATCGGTATCCGTTTCCGAGAGGGAGGAAAGGTCTATCACTTTGA
- the tmk gene encoding dTMP kinase, whose product MRTHEPFVRGVFLSVEGIDGSGKSTILDHVRRWIEGLGHKVRVIREPGGTRLGERIRNLLLEPRLSPIAPWAETCLYAASQAQHVFETIVPCLEQGVWILADRFRDATVAYQGWGRGLGAERVQDLQKVVLGSLFPDITVLLDCEVTVAWRRLSQRSVTRDRMEQEGLTFLEKVRHGYLDLARRDPKRFIVIDAAQDLPKVIEDVMTALEATRPKVEEDFRSRK is encoded by the coding sequence ATGAGGACGCATGAACCTTTTGTGCGCGGCGTTTTTCTCAGTGTGGAAGGCATTGACGGTTCGGGTAAAAGCACGATTTTGGATCATGTCCGCCGCTGGATCGAAGGCTTGGGCCACAAGGTACGGGTGATTCGTGAACCGGGCGGCACAAGGTTGGGCGAAAGAATCCGTAATCTTCTTTTGGAACCTCGGCTTTCCCCCATAGCTCCATGGGCGGAAACCTGTCTTTATGCAGCTAGTCAGGCGCAACACGTATTCGAAACCATCGTCCCCTGTTTGGAACAGGGTGTCTGGATTCTCGCCGATCGTTTTCGGGACGCAACCGTAGCCTACCAGGGTTGGGGTCGAGGTCTGGGAGCCGAACGTGTGCAAGATCTTCAGAAAGTGGTGCTCGGCTCTTTGTTTCCGGACATCACTGTGCTTTTGGACTGTGAGGTAACCGTCGCCTGGCGGCGTTTGTCACAGCGTTCGGTGACGCGAGACCGAATGGAACAAGAAGGTCTGACGTTTCTGGAAAAGGTACGTCATGGGTATCTGGACCTGGCCCGTCGAGATCCAAAGCGCTTTATTGTGATCGATGCCGCACAGGATTTACCGAAAGTGATCGAGGATGTGATGACGGCTCTCGAGGCCACACGGCCCAAAGTCGAGGAAGACTTCCGAAGTAGGAAATGA